The following are encoded in a window of Eriocheir sinensis breed Jianghai 21 chromosome 35, ASM2467909v1, whole genome shotgun sequence genomic DNA:
- the LOC127007480 gene encoding replication factor C subunit 1-like — protein MDIRRYFTPIGGSKKPGTSSQSSKETKRKTIIDISDDEDAPPAVTKRQRRIVDSDSDDELFTKTQEKTRLKEKETTPKASKSKSQQKQEPPKLKPVTDVNFFGREPVHIKEKIPKKKDTGCNEDDFEKTLKQLDKEQSRPRKEVKSSPKHHPVVEPKPKPNENSPPNKNPPKDSSIKEKHSKETLSHKLSSKLKGFEFKKRDHDGSGDSSKNCKDESELQHKDKKAKLEPYDKEKPPKDTRDSYDVKKETPQKEVKTKTEQVKSVKEENSEKESKKASGHSSKGAKISPVKKEEESKTGNPTATPKKVTPKKPTKEDSQPGDTTPQDEKKQAARNSYLKFLKRSGPANPGSKSIPEGKPDCLQGLVFVLSGVYDSLDREETTELIKKYSGRVTSSLSRNTSYLVVGVEAGEAKLKKAEQLGTKQIDEDGLLELIATLPGKESKEATPKQASSGASKLKKFAKEEKLPTPPKSSPGTPGSLSSSLSSATTPKTLPSSQLSLGSQESESPSSSTSSPKTQPISSQDLNCRPLECLMWVDKYKPASTKNIIGQQGGSSNVKKLLTWLQNWQKNQLGDKRPPMPSPWAKDDSGGYYKAALLSGPPGVGKTTTAHLVCKELGYDVLELNASDARSKKSLDQLVSELLSNKSLAGFATGKGQTSSRHALVMDEVDGMSGNEDRGGVQEMIALIKRSKIPIIAMCNDRNHPKIRSLANHCFDLRFYKPRVEQIRGPMMSVCYREGVKIKPEALDQIIIGSNQDIRQVLHHLSMWSANEKNLQTEDMKREASKAQKNFKKGPWDVCRAVFTESEHKNFNIHAKSDLFFHDYSIAPLFVQENYPKVVPHCAKGNRRTTLEQLAKTAASLSDGDLVERLIRSHNAWSLLPTQAIFSSVLPGEYMSGHLAAQIEFPAWFGKNSRRNKFDRLTQELQMHMRLRISGSKRDVGMDYCETLRNAVVRPLVSHGAEGVDASVEAMNSYDLLREDLEALLELSSWPGSKNPMSTVESKVKAAFTRKFNKDGHLTPFAAPSIKKKKKRGASDAYGDEEEEEEEDDEDEEDDLSTSGMVKVKGGGNKGQAAGRGGGARGGGGGGGARGGGGGGKRGRGKK, from the exons ATGATGAGTTGTTCACAAAGACTCAAGAAAAGACCagactgaaagagaaagaaaccacCCCGAAGGCCAGTAAATCCAAGTCTCAGCAGAAGCAAGAGCCTCCCAAACTTAAGCCTGTAACAGATGTCAACTTTTTTGGTAGAGAACCTGTCCACATCAAGGAGAAGATCCCTAAAAAGAAG GATACTGGCTGCAATGAGGATGACTTTGAGAAGACCTTAAAGCAGCTGGATAAAGAGCAGAGTCGGCCTCGTAAGGAAGTCAAGAGCAGCCCCAAGCACCATCCTGTTGTGGAGCCCAAACCAAAGCCAAATGAAAACAGTCCTCCAAACAAGAATCCCCCTAAGGATAGCTCCATCAAAGAAAAACATTCTAAGGAAACACTGTCTCATAAGTTAAGTTCAAAATTGAAAGGTTTTGAGTTCAAGAAAAGAGACCATGATGGTTCTGGTGACTCAAGCAAAAATTGTAAGGATGAAAGTGAGCTGCAGCACAAGGACAAGAAAGCAAAACTGGAACCATATGATAAAGAGAAACCTCCCAAAGACACAAGAGACAGTTATGATGTTAAAAAAGAGACACCACAGAAAGAAGTGAAGACTAAAACTGAACAGGTGAAGAGTGTCAAAGAGGAGAACAGTGAAAAGGAGTCAAAGAAAGCGAGTGGACATTCCAGTAAAGGAGCGAAAATATCCccagtgaagaaagaggaggaaagtaaaacagGTAATCCAACTGCCACACCCAAGAAGGTGACTCCAAAGAAACCTACCAAGGAGGATTCCCAGCCCGGGGACACCACCCCACAGGATGAGAAGAAGCAAGCAGCCAGAAATTCATACCTGAAGTTCCTCAAAAGGTCTGGGCCAGCAAACCCAGGCAGCAAGTCCATACCTGAG GGCAAGCCAGACTGCCTCCAAGGACTTGTGTTTGTCTTGAGTGGTGTGTATGACAGTCTGGACCGTGAGGAAACCACAGAGCTCATCAAGAAGTACAGTGGGAGGGTCACCTCGTCTTTGAGCCGCAACACCTCATACCTGGTAGTGGGTGTGGAGGCAGGAGAGGCCAAATTGAAGAAG GCTGAGCAGCTGGGAACCAAGCAGATTGATGAAGATGGGCTGCTGGAGCTTATTGCAACACTGCCcgggaaggagagcaaggaggCCACCCCCAAGCAAG CAAGTTCTGGTGCAAGTAAATTAAAGAAATTTGCCAAGGAAGAGAAGCTACCAACACCTCCTAAGAGCAGCCCCGGCACACCAGGCAGCCTCAGCAGCAGCCTCAGTTCTGCCACCACACCCAAGACTCTGCCAAGTTCTCAGCTGTCCTTGGGATCACAG GAGAGTGAAAGTCCCTCATCGAGCACCTCCTCCCCCAAGACACAACCCATCTCATCCCAAGATCTGAACTGCAGGCCCCTGGAGTGCCTCATGTGGGTTGACAAGTACAAGCCAGCCAGCACGAAGAACATCATTGGGCAGCAGGGTGGCAGCTCAAATGTTAAGAAGTTGCTCACATGGCTTCAGAACTGGCAGAAGAACCAGCTGGGAGACAAAAGGCCACCTATGCCCA GTCCCTGGGCCAAGGACGACTCAGGAGGTTATTACAAGGCTGCCCTTCTCTCCGGCCCCCCTGGTGTAG GAAAAACCACAACAGCTCACCTGGTGTGCAAAGAGCTGGGCTATGATGTTTTGGAGCTGAATGCCTCGGATGCACGGTCCAAAAAATCCTTGGATCAGCTTGTGTCCGAACTCCTCAGTAACAAGAGCCTGGCAGGGTTTGCAACAG GCAAAGGACAGACTAGCTCCAGGCATGCACTGGTCATGGATGAGGTTGATGGGATGTCTGGCAATGAGGACAGAGGAGGAGTTCAGGAGATGATTGCACTCATTAAAAGGTCTAAGATTCCCATCATTGCCATGTGTAATGACAGGAACCATCCTAAAATCAGATCTTTGGCCAACCACTGTTTTGACCTCAGGTTTTACAAGCCCAGGGTTGAACAGATTAGG GGCCCAATGATGAGTGTGTGTTACCGTGAGGGTGTAAAGATCAAGCCCGAGGCCTTGGACCAGATCATCATTGGCTCCAATCAAGACATCCGCCAggtcctccaccacctctccatGTGGTCAGCCAATGAGAAGAACCTCCAGACTGAAGATATGAAGAGGGAAGCTTCAAAGGCCCAGAAGAACTTTAAAAAA GGCCCCTGGGATGTGTGCAGAGCTGTCTTCACAGAGTCTGAACACAAGAATTTCAACATTCATGCCAAATCTGACCTGTTCTTCCATGACTATTCCATTGCTCCTCTCTTTGTTCAAGAAAACTACCCCAAGGTGGTGCCTCACTGTGCAAA AGGTAACCGGCGGACTACCCTCGAGCAGCTGGCCAAGACTGCCGCCTCGCTGAGTGATGGCGACCTGGTGGAGAGGCTCATCAGGAGCCACAACGCCTGGTCTCTCTTGCCCACTCAG GCCATCTTCAGTAGTGTCCTGCCTGGGGAGTACATGTCTGGCCACCTGGCGGCACAGATAGAGTTCCCTGCCTGGTTTGGCAAGAACAGTCGCCGCAACAAGTTTGACAGACTCACACAGGAATTACAAATGCACATGAGACTCAG GATATCTGGAAGTAAGAGAGATGTTGGCATGGACTACTGTGAGACCCTGCGCAATGCTGTGGTGAGGCCTCTGGTGAGCCACGGAGCGGAGGGTGTCGATGCCTCAGTGGAGGCCATGAACTCTTATGATCTTCTGCGGGAGGACCTAGAGGCATTGCTTGAACTGTCCAGCTGGCCGGGCTCCAAGAATCCCATGAGCACAGTGGAGAGCAAG GTGAAGGCAGCATTCACACGCAAATTCAACAAGGACGGCCACTTGACACCATTTGCTGCTCCAtccattaagaaaaagaaaaaacgaggtGCGTCAGATGCCTatggtgatgaagaagaggaggaggaggaggatgacgaggacgaggaggacgacctGTCAACAAGCGGAATGGTCAAG gtGAAGGGAGGTGGTAATAAAGGACAAGcagcaggcagaggaggaggtgcaagaggaggaggagggggtggaggtgcaagaggaggagggggtggaggaaagaggggtagGGGCAAAAAGTAA
- the LOC127007478 gene encoding uncharacterized protein LOC127007478, giving the protein MQRFNLLLVPLVVGVFFYACYVNNNLREKIHRTTRALREANKTDLQLQVCRKSLGEHKLFSIRVDSEKKTLNWRIRHLDTDMKKLKEKADKLPEKDKKIKELNEELKKVIEKETTVKKLLEEAQKALDILNKEKEGKAKNANAAPPALPNPPKQQ; this is encoded by the exons ATGCAGCGTTTTAACCTACTGCTGGTAccgctggtggtgggggtgttctTCTACGCCTGCTACGTCAACAATAATCTAAGAGAAAAAATTCATCGCACTACCCGAGCCTTACGAGAGGCCAACAAAAC GGACCTTCAGCTCCAGGTGTGCCGCAAGAGTTTGGGTGAACACAAGCTGTTTTCCATCAGGGTGGACTCCGAGAAGAAGACG CTCAACTGGAGAATCCGTCATTTGGATACGGATATGAAGAAACTGAAGGAGAAGGCGGATAAGCTCCCA GAGAAGGACAAAAAGATCAAGGAGCTGAATGAAGAGTTGAAGAAGGTCATTGAAAAGGAGACCACGGTGAAGAAGCTGCTCGAGGAGGCACAGAAAGCCCTAGACATTttgaataaggagaaggaagggaaggccaaGAATGCCAACGCCGCTCCCCCAGCGCTGCCAAACCCTCCGAAACAGCAATGA